The DNA sequence GACGCGGGTGCGGCATGGAGGAGACGACGAGCCGGCGGACGAGCTTGGGCCGCATCACGGCGGCGGTCCAGGCGAGGTAGCCGCCGAGGTCGTGGCCGACCAGGGCCGCGTCGGGCTCGCCGAGGGAGCGGATCACCCCGGTGACGTCGAGGGCCAGGTTGGCGGGGTCGTACCCGCGTGGCGTGCGGTCGCTGCCGCCCACCCCGCGCAGGTCCATCGCGACCGCCCGGAAGCCCGCGTCGGCGAGCGCGGGCAGCTGGTGGCGCCAGGTCCACCAGAACTGCGGGAAGCCGTGGAGCAGGAGCACCAGCGGCCCCTCGCCCATCTCCGCGATGTGGAACCGCGCACCGTTGGCCGCCACGTCGCGGTGGGTCCAGGGCCCGGCGATGCGCACCGGGCCCCCGGTGGCCCCGGTGGCCCCGGTGGCTCCGGTGGCGGCCCGGCCCACCGGGCTCGTGGCCGGGGCGCCCGGACCCTCCGGGGCCACCGGACCCGTCGGGCGGAATGCGCTGGAATCGGGAACCGTCATGTGGATGAGCGTGCCACAGCGTCGGCCCTGTCCTTACCGGAGCCGCCGCCCTCGATGCCCTTCTTCGCCAGGCTGCTGCCGGAGCGCTCGATGATCGCGTCGGCCGCGATCGACGGGCGCGGGTGCGGCTTGGCCTTCTGCAGGACGGCGGCCGTCTGCTTGGCGGAGGCGATGGACTTCTCCGGCGGCTTGATCTTCTTGAACTTCCGCAGGCCGATGAATCCGATCAGGGCGGCCAGGAGGATGAAGGCACCGGCCACGATCAGGAAGGACCACGCCAGGCCCAGGCCCAGGTTGTGGATCCCGTACGCGGCCGCGAAGCTCAACATCGGCATCGTGAACAGCAACAGCACGCCCGCGGCGATGAACGCCGCGCTGCCGATCGCCCCGCGCTTGACGTCCTGCCGTACCTCCGCCTTGGCGAGGGCGATCTCGTCGTGCACCAGTGCGGACATCTCGGCCGTCGCCGAGGCGACCAGCTGCCCGATGCTGCGGTCCGCACTGCCCGCGTAGTTGCCGGGGTCGCTCATCCCTGACTCCCTCTCCGTCTTCGACACATCCGATGTCAGATCATGCCGGACTGTTCGGCTCGTCGCGCGTTGCCCCCGCCCGCTCTTCGGCGAGACGGCGGTGTTCTGTCGCCTTTCGCTCCAGGATGGCGGCCATCCGCAGGTGGTATTCCGGATCGTCCTGCTCGTAGATGTCGGGTACCCCGGATTCGTCCTCGTCCAGCTCCTCGGCCTCGTACAGCTCCTTGTACTTGCGTACCCGAAGCTTGAGCAGTACGCAGGCGAGCAGGGCCGCCGTCAGCGAACCGAGGAGTACGGCGGCCTTGATCTCGTTGATCATCTCCGGGTCGCCCTCGAAGGCGAGCTCGCCGATGAGCAGTGAGACGGTGAACCCGATCCCGGCGAGTGCGGCGAGTGCCAGGACGTCTGCCCAGGCCAGATCCTTGTTGAGCTCCGCCTTGGTGAAGCGGGCGGCGAGGTAGGTGCCGCCGAAGATACCGACCGTCTTGCCGAGGACGAGACCGAGGACGACGCCGAGCGTTTCGGGCCGGGTGAAGACGCCGGCCAGCGCTTCGCCGTTCAGCGCGACCCCGGCCGAGAACAGGGCGAACAGCGGGACGGCGATCCCGGCCGACAGCGGGCGGACCAGGTGTTCGATGTGCTCGCCGGGGGAGTGCTTCTCGCCCTCGCGACGGCTGCAGCGCAGCATCAGGCCCATCGCCACACCGGCGATGGTGGCGTGGATGCCGCTGTTGTACATCAGGCCCCAGATGACCAGGGCGAGCGGCACGTAGACGTACCAGCCCCGGACGTTGAAACGGAGGAGCAGGTAGAAGGCGGCCAGGCCGAGGACGGCCCCGCCGAGCGCCAGGAAGTTCAGGTCCGAGGTGAAGAACACCGCGATGATCAGGATCGCGAAGAGGTCGTCGACGACGGCCAGGGTCAGCAGGAAGGCCCGCAGCGCGGACGGGAGGGAGGTGCCGATCACCGCGAGGACGGCGAGCGCGAAGGCGATGTCGGTGGCGGTCGGGACCGCCCAGCCCTTCGTCGAGCCGCCGCCGACGACCACGGTGAGGAAGTAGACGAGGGCGGGCACGGCCATGCCGCACAGGGCCGCCACCACCGGGAGGGCCGCGGCCTTCGGATCGCGGAGTTCGCCCGCCACCAGTTCGCGCTTGAGTTCGACGCCGGCGACGAAGAAGAAGACCGCGAGCAGCCCGTCCGCCGCCCAGTGCGCGACGGAGAGGTCAAGGCCGATGGCCTCGATGCCGAAGTGGAACTTGCTGACGGTTTCGTACGAGCCGCCGAAGGCGTTGGCCCAGACGAGCGCGGCGACCGCCGCAGCCAGCAGGAGCACCCCGCCGACCGTCTCGGTACGGAGCGCTTCCGCCACGTAGTTCCGCTCGGTGAGCGAGAGCCGGCCGAGCAGCGGGCGCCGGGGCGGCGCGGGCGGCGCGGGCGTGGGCGGGTTGGGCGGTGCCACGAGAGGACCTCCAGGTCAGGGGCGGCATGAGGGCATGACTGATGGACATGCCGACCAGACTTCCCGGCGCCCCTGTGGAGATGTTCTCTGCAGTTGTCGTGAAGCGCCCACTCTACCGGGGGCGTAAAGAGTGGGGCCGTATTAGGTGATCTTCAGACTAAATGCCCGATGGGCACCCGGCGCGTTGCGTTGCCGGATGCCCATCGGAGCCGTACTGCGTACTCATGCGTCTGTTCTGGCCTGTGCTGGCGGTCCTAGTCCTCGTCCTAGTCCTCGGACGAGGAAGACGGCAGCTGGGTGGTGATCAGGTCCATCACGGTCGAGTCAGCCAGCGTGGTGACGTCGCCCACCTCACGGTTCTCGGCGACGTCGCGGAGCAGCCGGCGCATGATCTTGCCGGAGCGGGTCTTCGGCAGCTCGGCGACCGGGAGGACCCGCTTCGGCTTCGCGATCGGGCCGAGCGTCGTGCCGACGTGGTTGCGCAGGTCGGCGACGAGCTCGTCGGAGGCGGTGGCCGTACCGCGCAGGATGACGAACGCCACGATGGCCTGGCCCGTCGTCTCGTCGTTCGCCCCGACCACGGCGGCCTCGGCGACCGACGGGTGGGAGACGAGGGCGGACTCGACCTCGGTGGTGGAGATGTTGTGCCCGGAGACGAGCATGACGTCGTCGACCCGGCCGAGCAGCCAGATGTCGCCGTCCTCGTCCTTCTTCGCACCGTCGCCCGCGAAGTACTTGCCCTCGAAACGCGACCAGTAGGTGTCGATGAACCGCTGGTCGTCGCCCCAGATGGTGCGGAGCATGGAGGGCCACGGCTGGGTGAGGACGAGGTAGCCGCCCCCGCCGTCCGGCACCTCGTTGGCCTCGTCGTCGACGACGGTGGCGGCGATGCCCGGCAGCGCGCGCTGGGCGCTTCCCGGCTTCGTCTCCGTCACACCGGGCAGCGGCGAGATCATCATCGCGCCGGTCTCGGTCTGCCACCAGGTGTCCACGATGGGGCACGTGTCGGCGCCGATGTTCTTCCGGTACCACATCCACGCCTCGGGGTTGATCGGCTCACCGACCGAACCGAGGACGCGGAGGCTGCTCAGGTCGAACTTGGCGGGGATGTCGTCGCCCCACTTCATGAACGTACGGATCGCCGTCGGGGCGGTGTAGAGGATCGTGACGCCGTACTTCTGCACGATCTCCCAGAACCGGCCCTGGTGCGGGGTGTCCGGGGTGCCCTCGTACATGACCTGCGTCGCCCCGTTGGCCAGCGGCCCGTAGACGATGTAGGAGTGCCCGGTGACCCAGCCGATGTCGGCGGTGCACCAGTAGACGTCGG is a window from the Streptomyces sp. MMBL 11-1 genome containing:
- a CDS encoding alpha/beta fold hydrolase, which codes for MTVPDSSAFRPTGPVAPEGPGAPATSPVGRAATGATGATGATGGPVRIAGPWTHRDVAANGARFHIAEMGEGPLVLLLHGFPQFWWTWRHQLPALADAGFRAVAMDLRGVGGSDRTPRGYDPANLALDVTGVIRSLGEPDAALVGHDLGGYLAWTAAVMRPKLVRRLVVSSMPHPRRWRSSMLSDFAQSRAGSYVWGFQRPWLPERQLLADDAALVGSLIQDWAGPRTPEFPDEDALDVYRRAMSIPSTAHCSIEPYRWMVRSMARPDGIQFNRRMKRPVRVPTLHLHGSLDPAVRTRSSAGSGQYVEAPYRWRLFDGVGHFPHEEDPIGFSTELINWLKDPEPDR
- a CDS encoding phage holin family protein, coding for MSDPGNYAGSADRSIGQLVASATAEMSALVHDEIALAKAEVRQDVKRGAIGSAAFIAAGVLLLFTMPMLSFAAAYGIHNLGLGLAWSFLIVAGAFILLAALIGFIGLRKFKKIKPPEKSIASAKQTAAVLQKAKPHPRPSIAADAIIERSGSSLAKKGIEGGGSGKDRADAVARSST
- the nhaA gene encoding Na+/H+ antiporter NhaA produces the protein MAPPNPPTPAPPAPPRRPLLGRLSLTERNYVAEALRTETVGGVLLLAAAVAALVWANAFGGSYETVSKFHFGIEAIGLDLSVAHWAADGLLAVFFFVAGVELKRELVAGELRDPKAAALPVVAALCGMAVPALVYFLTVVVGGGSTKGWAVPTATDIAFALAVLAVIGTSLPSALRAFLLTLAVVDDLFAILIIAVFFTSDLNFLALGGAVLGLAAFYLLLRFNVRGWYVYVPLALVIWGLMYNSGIHATIAGVAMGLMLRCSRREGEKHSPGEHIEHLVRPLSAGIAVPLFALFSAGVALNGEALAGVFTRPETLGVVLGLVLGKTVGIFGGTYLAARFTKAELNKDLAWADVLALAALAGIGFTVSLLIGELAFEGDPEMINEIKAAVLLGSLTAALLACVLLKLRVRKYKELYEAEELDEDESGVPDIYEQDDPEYHLRMAAILERKATEHRRLAEERAGATRDEPNSPA
- the acs gene encoding acetate--CoA ligase, translated to MPRDTTDTLGLGEVVSNESLANLLREERKFAPPAELAANANVTAEAYEQAEADRLGFWAEQARRLTWDTEPTETLDWSNPPFAKWFADGKLNVAYNCVDRHVEAGNGDRVAIHFEGEPGDSRAITYAELKDEVSRAANALTELGVGKGDRVAVYLPMIPEAAIAMLACARIGAAHSVVFGGFSADAIAARIKDADAKVVITADGGYRRGKPSALKPAVDDAVSRFENVEHVLVVRRTGQDTAWTEGRDVWWHEITARQSAEHTPEAFEAEQPLFILYTSGTTGKPKGILHTSGGYLTQASYTHHAVFDLKPESDVYWCTADIGWVTGHSYIVYGPLANGATQVMYEGTPDTPHQGRFWEIVQKYGVTILYTAPTAIRTFMKWGDDIPAKFDLSSLRVLGSVGEPINPEAWMWYRKNIGADTCPIVDTWWQTETGAMMISPLPGVTETKPGSAQRALPGIAATVVDDEANEVPDGGGGYLVLTQPWPSMLRTIWGDDQRFIDTYWSRFEGKYFAGDGAKKDEDGDIWLLGRVDDVMLVSGHNISTTEVESALVSHPSVAEAAVVGANDETTGQAIVAFVILRGTATASDELVADLRNHVGTTLGPIAKPKRVLPVAELPKTRSGKIMRRLLRDVAENREVGDVTTLADSTVMDLITTQLPSSSSED